From the Cryptomeria japonica chromosome 2, Sugi_1.0, whole genome shotgun sequence genome, one window contains:
- the LOC131066754 gene encoding uncharacterized protein LOC131066754, whose product MSPFELVYGVGAQLSLPLELVASKLQTIIEDTYFQNALEKRIMYLVRIEEEREKLVDHIIEHQQRVKKIFDLKARPRKFMQGDQVLLLDKRREPKGAHGKFESLWKGLFLIHEVKGPNSFKLAYVDGTVLPLSYNGQDLKLYKL is encoded by the coding sequence atgtcaccttttgaacttgtgtatggagTTGGGGCTCAACTCTCACTTCCTCTTGAATTGGTAGCTTCTAAATTGCAAACAATCATTGAAGATACGTATTTTCAAAATGCTTTGGAAAAGAGAATTATGTATTTAGTCagaatagaagaagaaagggaGAAGCTGGTCGATCACATTATAGAGCATCAACAGcgggttaaaaagatttttgatctcAAAGCCAGGCCGAGGAAATTTATGCAGGGAGACCAAGTCCTACTCTTGGACAAACGAAGGGAGCCGAAGggagcacatggaaaatttgagtcatTGTGGAAGGGTCTGTTTTTGATTCATGAAGTAAAGGGACCAAATTCCTTCAAGCTGGCTTATGTGGATGGTACCGTTcttcccctgtcttataatggACAAGATCTCAAGCTTTACAAATTGTAA